One genomic window of Roseofilum reptotaenium CS-1145 includes the following:
- a CDS encoding DUF5906 domain-containing protein has product MAKVERDRWRFHNEQKTWREWNGKYWEAIPHEDVGDVIHHQVKSFIKTDTWIENCLKSLERELRHRQWMPQSQSVRAFANGVVDMETLALTPHNPEHYNTSIIHRDWWQPDGEPIKDPLEALRQYCPHIYDAWHHAMGGDERKILKLLAICNGVLAWRFSTLQKFIHLIGKPGTGKGTFSRILGSLVGEENTKASKLSRLGGEYDVAHWIDSQLLTLPDEGNKYSEDALDTIKSMTGGDAIPYRQIFKEVGSSPFYGTLLIISNDPIFRGETGAIKRRLCLVEFDIPIINRNSLAEELMLREIPRLTYCALSMPSLKVDAIVNGLGEHEIPSFNSKAWELETAENSVADFLDTELVPISNCKVYVKDVYSEYTKFCSHTGQKAVAMNKFSSRLITASDFVGWEIERGKARNGSYIIGVDIREEIKHQHIPTPSEVFKKAEKAYSPNQPSQPSQPDRARVPAVTPIVTEPSQEPSQPSQEQIPIDFSASARVEAPIPSPSPSKTECDDTGDDTVMVDVTAGMPTQQGRDGCDDTLGGCRSENEQPEKTEPLSDPWRSAPTTEKSVSNDFIPPPWGCPGMKVKIKDLDDGVQNEGMLIRLLDDGGWTVFWENIKIVSDHSQEELSPLSDGDNPNVHQESEGRSNETAQPDSSTTQSEVSADDLSTQEVREPIPVATKTEDDLPYSLGELLWIKHSEGKLPAMITGLPDESGKWECKYLFRLKWRTDRFEPDGLEKRPSGNYSIDDKVLTVTPGTECMEAIITGVQDDEGEWEVMINLDGKWHEGYRYPPEELRPR; this is encoded by the coding sequence TTGGCTAAGGTAGAGCGAGATCGGTGGCGTTTTCACAATGAACAGAAAACTTGGAGGGAATGGAATGGCAAATATTGGGAAGCTATCCCCCACGAGGATGTAGGGGACGTTATTCACCACCAAGTCAAGTCATTCATCAAAACTGACACCTGGATAGAGAACTGTCTGAAGTCATTAGAACGGGAACTTCGTCATCGGCAATGGATGCCTCAATCACAGTCAGTGAGGGCTTTCGCCAATGGGGTTGTTGACATGGAAACCTTGGCATTGACCCCCCATAACCCAGAACATTACAACACCAGCATCATTCACCGGGACTGGTGGCAACCAGATGGAGAACCAATCAAAGACCCCTTGGAGGCGCTCAGACAATATTGCCCCCACATTTACGACGCTTGGCATCATGCCATGGGTGGAGATGAGAGGAAGATACTTAAACTTCTGGCAATTTGTAATGGGGTCTTAGCGTGGAGGTTTTCCACTCTCCAGAAATTCATACACCTAATTGGTAAACCTGGAACCGGAAAGGGGACTTTTTCACGCATACTAGGCTCTTTAGTGGGAGAGGAGAATACCAAAGCGTCTAAGCTTTCCAGGCTGGGAGGTGAGTATGATGTTGCTCACTGGATTGACAGTCAACTTCTTACCCTGCCTGACGAAGGGAATAAGTATTCGGAAGACGCTTTAGATACGATTAAATCCATGACTGGGGGGGATGCTATCCCCTATCGCCAAATCTTCAAAGAAGTGGGTTCTAGCCCATTCTACGGAACGCTTTTGATTATCTCTAACGACCCCATATTTAGAGGAGAGACTGGAGCCATCAAGCGCCGTTTATGCCTGGTTGAGTTTGACATACCAATCATCAACCGAAACTCCTTAGCTGAAGAATTAATGTTAAGGGAGATTCCTCGGCTCACCTATTGCGCTCTCTCTATGCCATCCCTCAAAGTTGATGCAATTGTCAATGGGCTAGGCGAACATGAGATTCCCTCATTCAACAGCAAGGCATGGGAACTAGAGACGGCAGAAAACTCTGTTGCTGACTTCCTGGATACTGAGTTAGTGCCCATATCTAATTGTAAAGTTTACGTCAAAGATGTTTACAGTGAATATACTAAATTCTGTTCTCACACTGGGCAGAAAGCTGTAGCAATGAATAAGTTTAGCTCTCGGCTGATTACTGCATCTGATTTTGTGGGTTGGGAAATTGAGAGAGGAAAAGCTCGGAACGGTTCTTACATCATCGGTGTGGATATAAGGGAAGAGATTAAACATCAACATATCCCCACTCCCAGTGAAGTGTTCAAAAAAGCTGAGAAAGCTTATTCCCCAAATCAACCATCACAACCGTCACAGCCAGATAGGGCAAGGGTTCCAGCCGTCACACCTATCGTCACCGAACCATCACAGGAACCATCACAGCCATCACAGGAACAAATTCCCATTGACTTTTCTGCTTCTGCGAGAGTAGAAGCGCCTATCCCATCACCTTCACCCTCAAAAACAGAGTGTGATGATACGGGTGACGATACTGTGATGGTTGATGTGACGGCTGGAATGCCTACACAGCAAGGGCGTGACGGTTGTGACGATACTTTAGGGGGGTGTAGATCAGAAAATGAGCAACCCGAAAAAACAGAGCCACTATCCGACCCATGGAGAAGTGCCCCTACTACGGAAAAAAGTGTCTCAAATGATTTCATCCCACCCCCATGGGGATGTCCAGGAATGAAGGTTAAAATTAAAGACCTGGATGATGGAGTGCAGAACGAAGGGATGTTAATTAGACTCTTGGATGATGGGGGATGGACTGTCTTCTGGGAGAATATCAAGATTGTATCCGACCACTCACAGGAAGAACTATCCCCACTCTCTGATGGAGATAATCCCAATGTCCATCAAGAGAGTGAGGGTCGGAGTAACGAAACAGCGCAACCCGACAGCTCTACCACTCAAAGTGAAGTTTCTGCTGATGACCTATCCACCCAAGAGGTGAGGGAGCCGATCCCAGTTGCAACCAAAACTGAAGATGACCTACCCTACTCGCTAGGCGAACTGTTGTGGATCAAGCATTCTGAGGGGAAACTTCCTGCAATGATTACGGGACTTCCTGACGAGAGTGGAAAGTGGGAATGCAAATACTTATTCAGGCTGAAATGGAGGACAGATCGCTTTGAGCCGGACGGATTAGAGAAGAGACCATCGGGAAACTACTCAATTGATGACAAGGTTCTAACTGTGACTCCAGGGACTGAATGTATGGAAGCGATCATCACCGGGGTTCAAGATGATGAGGGGGAATGGGAGGTCATGATAAATCTTGACGGGAAATGGCATGAAGGCTATCGCTATCCTCCTGAAGAACTGAGACCCAGATAA